A genomic segment from Malus domestica chromosome 05, GDT2T_hap1 encodes:
- the LOC103424982 gene encoding BURP domain-containing protein 11-like isoform X3, translating to MASRFIIFCLLFVLQCRYATGARDVVKQQYKIGYGATKSMKEVEDLPNYITNYGNKQGIIGNGATKSMKEVEDLPNYITNYGNKQGIIGNGATKSMKEVEDLPNYITNYGNKQGRKGIGATKSMKEVEDIPNYITNYGGRKGAMTPYTMSYATKEEVETPYTMSYATKEEVQTPYTMNYATKESKKEVKTPYTMSYAAKEEVETPYKMSYGTEEVEPSHEHVHIHMHPQSQPHMDHNEASKQGFFTFDDLHCGMRMPLHFPNQEHSRFLPKEVADSIPFSTPHIPQIRQLFSIPQGSQEAKNVAYALEQCEMKPITGETKFCATSLESMTNFVTKIIGSGVRFNILSTEHPTTSTSITQRYTILEEPKQVLASKMVFCHPLAYPYAVFFCHHFERDTKFFKVKLGGENGDKVQAVAVCHMDTSDWDPAHDLFALLGIKASASSPVCHFLPENHLVWIPSPATSAI from the exons ATGGCCTCTCGATTCATCATCTTTTGTCTTCTGTTTGTTTTG CAGTGTCGTTATGCCACTGGAGCAAGGGATGTAGTTAAACAACAATACAAAATTGGGTATGGAGCTACAAAAAGCATGAAAGAAGTGGAG GACCTTCCTAATTACATAACAAATTATGGAAACAAACAAGGCATAATAGGAAATGGAGCTACAAAAAGCATGAAAGAAGTGGAG GACCTTCCTAATTACATAACAAATTATGGAAACAAACAAGGCATAATAGGAAATGGAGCTACAAAAAGCATGAAAGAAGTGGAG GACCTTCCCAATTACATAACAAATTATGGAAACAAACAAGGTAGAAAGGGAATTGGAGCTACAAAAAGCATGAAAGAAGTGGAG GACATTCCCAATTACATAACAAATTATGGAGGCAGAAAAGGAGCTATGACTCCTTACACAATGAGTTATGCAACCAAAGAAGAAGTCGAGACTCCTTATACAATGAGTTACGCTACCAAAGAAGAAGTCCAGACTCCGTACACAATGAATTATGCAACTAAGGAAAGCAAAAAGGAAGTTAAAACTCCTTACACAATGAGTTATGCAGCCAAAGAAGAAGTCGAGACTCCTTACAAAATGAGTTATGGAACAGAAGAAGTTGAGCCTTCTCATGAGCATGTTCATATTCATATGCATCCACAATCTCAACCTCACATGGATCACAATGAAGCATCCAAGCAAGGATTTTTCACGTTCGATGATTTACACTGCGGTATGAGAATGCCTCTCCACTTTCCCAACCAAGAACATTCTCGTTTCCTGCCTAAAGAAGTAGCTGATTCCATCCCATTCTCAACACCACATATCCCACAAATTCGTCAACTCTTCTCAATCCCACAAGGTTCTCAAGAAGCGAAGAATGTCGCATATGCACTTGAACAATGTGAGATGAAACCCATCACGGGTGAGACGAAGTTTTGTGCCACTTCACTGGAGTCCATGACAAATTTTGTTACCAAGATCATCGGTTCAGGTGTTCGCTTCAACATTCTCTCAACCGAGCACCCCACAACATCAACATCCATCACACAAAGGTACACTATCTTAGAAGAACCTAAACAAGTTTTGGCTTCCAAAATGGTTTTTTGCCATCCATTGGCCTATCCTTATGCAGTGTTCTTCTGCCACCATTTTGAGAGAGACACCAAGTTCTTCAAGGTTAAACTTGGAGGTGAGAATGGTGATAAGGTTCAAGCTGTAGCTGTTTGCCACATGGACACTTCTGATTGGGACCCTGCCCACGACTTGTTTGCCCTTCTTGGAATTAAAGCTAGCGCTTCATCTCCAGTTTGCCATTTCTTGCCGGAAAATCATCTAGTTTGGATCCCATCACCTGCAACATCAGCTATCTGA
- the LOC103424982 gene encoding BURP domain-containing protein 11-like isoform X6: MASRFIIFCLLFVLCRYATGARDVVKQQYKIGYGATKSMKEVEDLPNYITNYGNKQGIIGNGATKSMKEVEDLPNYITNYGNKQGIIGNGATKSMKEVEDLPNYITNYGNKQGRKGIGATKSMKEVEDIPNYITNYGGRKGAMTPYTMSYATKEEVETPYTMSYATKEEVQTPYTMNYATKESKKEVKTPYTMSYAAKEEVETPYKMSYGTEEVEPSHEHVHIHMHPQSQPHMDHNEASKQGFFTFDDLHCGMRMPLHFPNQEHSRFLPKEVADSIPFSTPHIPQIRQLFSIPQGSQEAKNVAYALEQCEMKPITGETKFCATSLESMTNFVTKIIGSGVRFNILSTEHPTTSTSITQRYTILEEPKQVLASKMVFCHPLAYPYAVFFCHHFERDTKFFKVKLGGENGDKVQAVAVCHMDTSDWDPAHDLFALLGIKASASSPVCHFLPENHLVWIPSPATSAI; this comes from the exons ATGGCCTCTCGATTCATCATCTTTTGTCTTCTGTTTGTTTTG TGTCGTTATGCCACTGGAGCAAGGGATGTAGTTAAACAACAATACAAAATTGGGTATGGAGCTACAAAAAGCATGAAAGAAGTGGAG GACCTTCCTAATTACATAACAAATTATGGAAACAAACAAGGCATAATAGGAAATGGAGCTACAAAAAGCATGAAAGAAGTGGAG GACCTTCCTAATTACATAACAAATTATGGAAACAAACAAGGCATAATAGGAAATGGAGCTACAAAAAGCATGAAAGAAGTGGAG GACCTTCCCAATTACATAACAAATTATGGAAACAAACAAGGTAGAAAGGGAATTGGAGCTACAAAAAGCATGAAAGAAGTGGAG GACATTCCCAATTACATAACAAATTATGGAGGCAGAAAAGGAGCTATGACTCCTTACACAATGAGTTATGCAACCAAAGAAGAAGTCGAGACTCCTTATACAATGAGTTACGCTACCAAAGAAGAAGTCCAGACTCCGTACACAATGAATTATGCAACTAAGGAAAGCAAAAAGGAAGTTAAAACTCCTTACACAATGAGTTATGCAGCCAAAGAAGAAGTCGAGACTCCTTACAAAATGAGTTATGGAACAGAAGAAGTTGAGCCTTCTCATGAGCATGTTCATATTCATATGCATCCACAATCTCAACCTCACATGGATCACAATGAAGCATCCAAGCAAGGATTTTTCACGTTCGATGATTTACACTGCGGTATGAGAATGCCTCTCCACTTTCCCAACCAAGAACATTCTCGTTTCCTGCCTAAAGAAGTAGCTGATTCCATCCCATTCTCAACACCACATATCCCACAAATTCGTCAACTCTTCTCAATCCCACAAGGTTCTCAAGAAGCGAAGAATGTCGCATATGCACTTGAACAATGTGAGATGAAACCCATCACGGGTGAGACGAAGTTTTGTGCCACTTCACTGGAGTCCATGACAAATTTTGTTACCAAGATCATCGGTTCAGGTGTTCGCTTCAACATTCTCTCAACCGAGCACCCCACAACATCAACATCCATCACACAAAGGTACACTATCTTAGAAGAACCTAAACAAGTTTTGGCTTCCAAAATGGTTTTTTGCCATCCATTGGCCTATCCTTATGCAGTGTTCTTCTGCCACCATTTTGAGAGAGACACCAAGTTCTTCAAGGTTAAACTTGGAGGTGAGAATGGTGATAAGGTTCAAGCTGTAGCTGTTTGCCACATGGACACTTCTGATTGGGACCCTGCCCACGACTTGTTTGCCCTTCTTGGAATTAAAGCTAGCGCTTCATCTCCAGTTTGCCATTTCTTGCCGGAAAATCATCTAGTTTGGATCCCATCACCTGCAACATCAGCTATCTGA
- the LOC103424982 gene encoding BURP domain-containing protein 11-like isoform X2: MASRFIIFCLLFVLCRYATGARDVVKQQYKIGYGATKSMKEVEDSPNYITNCGNKQGRKGIGATKSMKEVEDLPNYITNYGNKQGIIGNGATKSMKEVEDLPNYITNYGNKQGIIGNGATKSMKEVEDLPNYITNYGNKQGRKGIGATKSMKEVEDIPNYITNYGGRKGAMTPYTMSYATKEEVETPYTMSYATKEEVQTPYTMNYATKESKKEVKTPYTMSYAAKEEVETPYKMSYGTEEVEPSHEHVHIHMHPQSQPHMDHNEASKQGFFTFDDLHCGMRMPLHFPNQEHSRFLPKEVADSIPFSTPHIPQIRQLFSIPQGSQEAKNVAYALEQCEMKPITGETKFCATSLESMTNFVTKIIGSGVRFNILSTEHPTTSTSITQRYTILEEPKQVLASKMVFCHPLAYPYAVFFCHHFERDTKFFKVKLGGENGDKVQAVAVCHMDTSDWDPAHDLFALLGIKASASSPVCHFLPENHLVWIPSPATSAI; this comes from the exons ATGGCCTCTCGATTCATCATCTTTTGTCTTCTGTTTGTTTTG TGTCGTTATGCCACTGGAGCAAGGGATGTAGTTAAACAACAATACAAAATTGGGTATGGAGCTACAAAAAGCATGAAAGAAGTGGAG GACAGTCCTAATTACATAACAAATTGTGGAAACAAACAAGGCAGAAAAGGAATTGGAGCTACAAAAAGCATGAAAGAAGTGGAG GACCTTCCTAATTACATAACAAATTATGGAAACAAACAAGGCATAATAGGAAATGGAGCTACAAAAAGCATGAAAGAAGTGGAG GACCTTCCTAATTACATAACAAATTATGGAAACAAACAAGGCATAATAGGAAATGGAGCTACAAAAAGCATGAAAGAAGTGGAG GACCTTCCCAATTACATAACAAATTATGGAAACAAACAAGGTAGAAAGGGAATTGGAGCTACAAAAAGCATGAAAGAAGTGGAG GACATTCCCAATTACATAACAAATTATGGAGGCAGAAAAGGAGCTATGACTCCTTACACAATGAGTTATGCAACCAAAGAAGAAGTCGAGACTCCTTATACAATGAGTTACGCTACCAAAGAAGAAGTCCAGACTCCGTACACAATGAATTATGCAACTAAGGAAAGCAAAAAGGAAGTTAAAACTCCTTACACAATGAGTTATGCAGCCAAAGAAGAAGTCGAGACTCCTTACAAAATGAGTTATGGAACAGAAGAAGTTGAGCCTTCTCATGAGCATGTTCATATTCATATGCATCCACAATCTCAACCTCACATGGATCACAATGAAGCATCCAAGCAAGGATTTTTCACGTTCGATGATTTACACTGCGGTATGAGAATGCCTCTCCACTTTCCCAACCAAGAACATTCTCGTTTCCTGCCTAAAGAAGTAGCTGATTCCATCCCATTCTCAACACCACATATCCCACAAATTCGTCAACTCTTCTCAATCCCACAAGGTTCTCAAGAAGCGAAGAATGTCGCATATGCACTTGAACAATGTGAGATGAAACCCATCACGGGTGAGACGAAGTTTTGTGCCACTTCACTGGAGTCCATGACAAATTTTGTTACCAAGATCATCGGTTCAGGTGTTCGCTTCAACATTCTCTCAACCGAGCACCCCACAACATCAACATCCATCACACAAAGGTACACTATCTTAGAAGAACCTAAACAAGTTTTGGCTTCCAAAATGGTTTTTTGCCATCCATTGGCCTATCCTTATGCAGTGTTCTTCTGCCACCATTTTGAGAGAGACACCAAGTTCTTCAAGGTTAAACTTGGAGGTGAGAATGGTGATAAGGTTCAAGCTGTAGCTGTTTGCCACATGGACACTTCTGATTGGGACCCTGCCCACGACTTGTTTGCCCTTCTTGGAATTAAAGCTAGCGCTTCATCTCCAGTTTGCCATTTCTTGCCGGAAAATCATCTAGTTTGGATCCCATCACCTGCAACATCAGCTATCTGA
- the LOC103424982 gene encoding BURP domain-containing protein 11-like isoform X1, which produces MASRFIIFCLLFVLQCRYATGARDVVKQQYKIGYGATKSMKEVEDSPNYITNCGNKQGRKGIGATKSMKEVEDLPNYITNYGNKQGIIGNGATKSMKEVEDLPNYITNYGNKQGIIGNGATKSMKEVEDLPNYITNYGNKQGRKGIGATKSMKEVEDIPNYITNYGGRKGAMTPYTMSYATKEEVETPYTMSYATKEEVQTPYTMNYATKESKKEVKTPYTMSYAAKEEVETPYKMSYGTEEVEPSHEHVHIHMHPQSQPHMDHNEASKQGFFTFDDLHCGMRMPLHFPNQEHSRFLPKEVADSIPFSTPHIPQIRQLFSIPQGSQEAKNVAYALEQCEMKPITGETKFCATSLESMTNFVTKIIGSGVRFNILSTEHPTTSTSITQRYTILEEPKQVLASKMVFCHPLAYPYAVFFCHHFERDTKFFKVKLGGENGDKVQAVAVCHMDTSDWDPAHDLFALLGIKASASSPVCHFLPENHLVWIPSPATSAI; this is translated from the exons ATGGCCTCTCGATTCATCATCTTTTGTCTTCTGTTTGTTTTG CAGTGTCGTTATGCCACTGGAGCAAGGGATGTAGTTAAACAACAATACAAAATTGGGTATGGAGCTACAAAAAGCATGAAAGAAGTGGAG GACAGTCCTAATTACATAACAAATTGTGGAAACAAACAAGGCAGAAAAGGAATTGGAGCTACAAAAAGCATGAAAGAAGTGGAG GACCTTCCTAATTACATAACAAATTATGGAAACAAACAAGGCATAATAGGAAATGGAGCTACAAAAAGCATGAAAGAAGTGGAG GACCTTCCTAATTACATAACAAATTATGGAAACAAACAAGGCATAATAGGAAATGGAGCTACAAAAAGCATGAAAGAAGTGGAG GACCTTCCCAATTACATAACAAATTATGGAAACAAACAAGGTAGAAAGGGAATTGGAGCTACAAAAAGCATGAAAGAAGTGGAG GACATTCCCAATTACATAACAAATTATGGAGGCAGAAAAGGAGCTATGACTCCTTACACAATGAGTTATGCAACCAAAGAAGAAGTCGAGACTCCTTATACAATGAGTTACGCTACCAAAGAAGAAGTCCAGACTCCGTACACAATGAATTATGCAACTAAGGAAAGCAAAAAGGAAGTTAAAACTCCTTACACAATGAGTTATGCAGCCAAAGAAGAAGTCGAGACTCCTTACAAAATGAGTTATGGAACAGAAGAAGTTGAGCCTTCTCATGAGCATGTTCATATTCATATGCATCCACAATCTCAACCTCACATGGATCACAATGAAGCATCCAAGCAAGGATTTTTCACGTTCGATGATTTACACTGCGGTATGAGAATGCCTCTCCACTTTCCCAACCAAGAACATTCTCGTTTCCTGCCTAAAGAAGTAGCTGATTCCATCCCATTCTCAACACCACATATCCCACAAATTCGTCAACTCTTCTCAATCCCACAAGGTTCTCAAGAAGCGAAGAATGTCGCATATGCACTTGAACAATGTGAGATGAAACCCATCACGGGTGAGACGAAGTTTTGTGCCACTTCACTGGAGTCCATGACAAATTTTGTTACCAAGATCATCGGTTCAGGTGTTCGCTTCAACATTCTCTCAACCGAGCACCCCACAACATCAACATCCATCACACAAAGGTACACTATCTTAGAAGAACCTAAACAAGTTTTGGCTTCCAAAATGGTTTTTTGCCATCCATTGGCCTATCCTTATGCAGTGTTCTTCTGCCACCATTTTGAGAGAGACACCAAGTTCTTCAAGGTTAAACTTGGAGGTGAGAATGGTGATAAGGTTCAAGCTGTAGCTGTTTGCCACATGGACACTTCTGATTGGGACCCTGCCCACGACTTGTTTGCCCTTCTTGGAATTAAAGCTAGCGCTTCATCTCCAGTTTGCCATTTCTTGCCGGAAAATCATCTAGTTTGGATCCCATCACCTGCAACATCAGCTATCTGA
- the LOC103424982 gene encoding BURP domain-containing protein 11-like isoform X5 codes for MASRFIIFCLLFVLQCRYATGARDVVKQQYKIGYGATKSMKEVEDSPNYITNCGNKQGRKGIGATKSMKEVEDLPNYITNYGNKQGIIGNGATKSMKEVEDLPNYITNYGNKQGIIGNGATKSMKEVEDIPNYITNYGGRKGAMTPYTMSYATKEEVETPYTMSYATKEEVQTPYTMNYATKESKKEVKTPYTMSYAAKEEVETPYKMSYGTEEVEPSHEHVHIHMHPQSQPHMDHNEASKQGFFTFDDLHCGMRMPLHFPNQEHSRFLPKEVADSIPFSTPHIPQIRQLFSIPQGSQEAKNVAYALEQCEMKPITGETKFCATSLESMTNFVTKIIGSGVRFNILSTEHPTTSTSITQRYTILEEPKQVLASKMVFCHPLAYPYAVFFCHHFERDTKFFKVKLGGENGDKVQAVAVCHMDTSDWDPAHDLFALLGIKASASSPVCHFLPENHLVWIPSPATSAI; via the exons ATGGCCTCTCGATTCATCATCTTTTGTCTTCTGTTTGTTTTG CAGTGTCGTTATGCCACTGGAGCAAGGGATGTAGTTAAACAACAATACAAAATTGGGTATGGAGCTACAAAAAGCATGAAAGAAGTGGAG GACAGTCCTAATTACATAACAAATTGTGGAAACAAACAAGGCAGAAAAGGAATTGGAGCTACAAAAAGCATGAAAGAAGTGGAG GACCTTCCTAATTACATAACAAATTATGGAAACAAACAAGGCATAATAGGAAATGGAGCTACAAAAAGCATGAAAGAAGTGGAG GACCTTCCTAATTACATAACAAATTATGGAAACAAACAAGGCATAATAGGAAATGGAGCTACAAAAAGCATGAAAGAAGTGGAG GACATTCCCAATTACATAACAAATTATGGAGGCAGAAAAGGAGCTATGACTCCTTACACAATGAGTTATGCAACCAAAGAAGAAGTCGAGACTCCTTATACAATGAGTTACGCTACCAAAGAAGAAGTCCAGACTCCGTACACAATGAATTATGCAACTAAGGAAAGCAAAAAGGAAGTTAAAACTCCTTACACAATGAGTTATGCAGCCAAAGAAGAAGTCGAGACTCCTTACAAAATGAGTTATGGAACAGAAGAAGTTGAGCCTTCTCATGAGCATGTTCATATTCATATGCATCCACAATCTCAACCTCACATGGATCACAATGAAGCATCCAAGCAAGGATTTTTCACGTTCGATGATTTACACTGCGGTATGAGAATGCCTCTCCACTTTCCCAACCAAGAACATTCTCGTTTCCTGCCTAAAGAAGTAGCTGATTCCATCCCATTCTCAACACCACATATCCCACAAATTCGTCAACTCTTCTCAATCCCACAAGGTTCTCAAGAAGCGAAGAATGTCGCATATGCACTTGAACAATGTGAGATGAAACCCATCACGGGTGAGACGAAGTTTTGTGCCACTTCACTGGAGTCCATGACAAATTTTGTTACCAAGATCATCGGTTCAGGTGTTCGCTTCAACATTCTCTCAACCGAGCACCCCACAACATCAACATCCATCACACAAAGGTACACTATCTTAGAAGAACCTAAACAAGTTTTGGCTTCCAAAATGGTTTTTTGCCATCCATTGGCCTATCCTTATGCAGTGTTCTTCTGCCACCATTTTGAGAGAGACACCAAGTTCTTCAAGGTTAAACTTGGAGGTGAGAATGGTGATAAGGTTCAAGCTGTAGCTGTTTGCCACATGGACACTTCTGATTGGGACCCTGCCCACGACTTGTTTGCCCTTCTTGGAATTAAAGCTAGCGCTTCATCTCCAGTTTGCCATTTCTTGCCGGAAAATCATCTAGTTTGGATCCCATCACCTGCAACATCAGCTATCTGA
- the LOC103424982 gene encoding BURP domain-containing protein 6-like isoform X10: MASRFIIFCLLFVLCRYATGARDVVKQQYKIGYGATKSMKEVEDLPNYITNYGNKQGRKGIGATKSMKEVEDIPNYITNYGGRKGAMTPYTMSYATKEEVETPYTMSYATKEEVQTPYTMNYATKESKKEVKTPYTMSYAAKEEVETPYKMSYGTEEVEPSHEHVHIHMHPQSQPHMDHNEASKQGFFTFDDLHCGMRMPLHFPNQEHSRFLPKEVADSIPFSTPHIPQIRQLFSIPQGSQEAKNVAYALEQCEMKPITGETKFCATSLESMTNFVTKIIGSGVRFNILSTEHPTTSTSITQRYTILEEPKQVLASKMVFCHPLAYPYAVFFCHHFERDTKFFKVKLGGENGDKVQAVAVCHMDTSDWDPAHDLFALLGIKASASSPVCHFLPENHLVWIPSPATSAI, encoded by the exons ATGGCCTCTCGATTCATCATCTTTTGTCTTCTGTTTGTTTTG TGTCGTTATGCCACTGGAGCAAGGGATGTAGTTAAACAACAATACAAAATTGGGTATGGAGCTACAAAAAGCATGAAAGAAGTGGAG GACCTTCCCAATTACATAACAAATTATGGAAACAAACAAGGTAGAAAGGGAATTGGAGCTACAAAAAGCATGAAAGAAGTGGAG GACATTCCCAATTACATAACAAATTATGGAGGCAGAAAAGGAGCTATGACTCCTTACACAATGAGTTATGCAACCAAAGAAGAAGTCGAGACTCCTTATACAATGAGTTACGCTACCAAAGAAGAAGTCCAGACTCCGTACACAATGAATTATGCAACTAAGGAAAGCAAAAAGGAAGTTAAAACTCCTTACACAATGAGTTATGCAGCCAAAGAAGAAGTCGAGACTCCTTACAAAATGAGTTATGGAACAGAAGAAGTTGAGCCTTCTCATGAGCATGTTCATATTCATATGCATCCACAATCTCAACCTCACATGGATCACAATGAAGCATCCAAGCAAGGATTTTTCACGTTCGATGATTTACACTGCGGTATGAGAATGCCTCTCCACTTTCCCAACCAAGAACATTCTCGTTTCCTGCCTAAAGAAGTAGCTGATTCCATCCCATTCTCAACACCACATATCCCACAAATTCGTCAACTCTTCTCAATCCCACAAGGTTCTCAAGAAGCGAAGAATGTCGCATATGCACTTGAACAATGTGAGATGAAACCCATCACGGGTGAGACGAAGTTTTGTGCCACTTCACTGGAGTCCATGACAAATTTTGTTACCAAGATCATCGGTTCAGGTGTTCGCTTCAACATTCTCTCAACCGAGCACCCCACAACATCAACATCCATCACACAAAGGTACACTATCTTAGAAGAACCTAAACAAGTTTTGGCTTCCAAAATGGTTTTTTGCCATCCATTGGCCTATCCTTATGCAGTGTTCTTCTGCCACCATTTTGAGAGAGACACCAAGTTCTTCAAGGTTAAACTTGGAGGTGAGAATGGTGATAAGGTTCAAGCTGTAGCTGTTTGCCACATGGACACTTCTGATTGGGACCCTGCCCACGACTTGTTTGCCCTTCTTGGAATTAAAGCTAGCGCTTCATCTCCAGTTTGCCATTTCTTGCCGGAAAATCATCTAGTTTGGATCCCATCACCTGCAACATCAGCTATCTGA
- the LOC103424982 gene encoding BURP domain-containing protein 11-like isoform X4: MASRFIIFCLLFVLQCRYATGARDVVKQQYKIGYGATKSMKEVEDSPNYITNCGNKQGRKGIGATKSMKEVEDLPNYITNYGNKQGIIGNGATKSMKEVEDLPNYITNYGNKQGRKGIGATKSMKEVEDIPNYITNYGGRKGAMTPYTMSYATKEEVETPYTMSYATKEEVQTPYTMNYATKESKKEVKTPYTMSYAAKEEVETPYKMSYGTEEVEPSHEHVHIHMHPQSQPHMDHNEASKQGFFTFDDLHCGMRMPLHFPNQEHSRFLPKEVADSIPFSTPHIPQIRQLFSIPQGSQEAKNVAYALEQCEMKPITGETKFCATSLESMTNFVTKIIGSGVRFNILSTEHPTTSTSITQRYTILEEPKQVLASKMVFCHPLAYPYAVFFCHHFERDTKFFKVKLGGENGDKVQAVAVCHMDTSDWDPAHDLFALLGIKASASSPVCHFLPENHLVWIPSPATSAI; this comes from the exons ATGGCCTCTCGATTCATCATCTTTTGTCTTCTGTTTGTTTTG CAGTGTCGTTATGCCACTGGAGCAAGGGATGTAGTTAAACAACAATACAAAATTGGGTATGGAGCTACAAAAAGCATGAAAGAAGTGGAG GACAGTCCTAATTACATAACAAATTGTGGAAACAAACAAGGCAGAAAAGGAATTGGAGCTACAAAAAGCATGAAAGAAGTGGAG GACCTTCCTAATTACATAACAAATTATGGAAACAAACAAGGCATAATAGGAAATGGAGCTACAAAAAGCATGAAAGAAGTGGAG GACCTTCCCAATTACATAACAAATTATGGAAACAAACAAGGTAGAAAGGGAATTGGAGCTACAAAAAGCATGAAAGAAGTGGAG GACATTCCCAATTACATAACAAATTATGGAGGCAGAAAAGGAGCTATGACTCCTTACACAATGAGTTATGCAACCAAAGAAGAAGTCGAGACTCCTTATACAATGAGTTACGCTACCAAAGAAGAAGTCCAGACTCCGTACACAATGAATTATGCAACTAAGGAAAGCAAAAAGGAAGTTAAAACTCCTTACACAATGAGTTATGCAGCCAAAGAAGAAGTCGAGACTCCTTACAAAATGAGTTATGGAACAGAAGAAGTTGAGCCTTCTCATGAGCATGTTCATATTCATATGCATCCACAATCTCAACCTCACATGGATCACAATGAAGCATCCAAGCAAGGATTTTTCACGTTCGATGATTTACACTGCGGTATGAGAATGCCTCTCCACTTTCCCAACCAAGAACATTCTCGTTTCCTGCCTAAAGAAGTAGCTGATTCCATCCCATTCTCAACACCACATATCCCACAAATTCGTCAACTCTTCTCAATCCCACAAGGTTCTCAAGAAGCGAAGAATGTCGCATATGCACTTGAACAATGTGAGATGAAACCCATCACGGGTGAGACGAAGTTTTGTGCCACTTCACTGGAGTCCATGACAAATTTTGTTACCAAGATCATCGGTTCAGGTGTTCGCTTCAACATTCTCTCAACCGAGCACCCCACAACATCAACATCCATCACACAAAGGTACACTATCTTAGAAGAACCTAAACAAGTTTTGGCTTCCAAAATGGTTTTTTGCCATCCATTGGCCTATCCTTATGCAGTGTTCTTCTGCCACCATTTTGAGAGAGACACCAAGTTCTTCAAGGTTAAACTTGGAGGTGAGAATGGTGATAAGGTTCAAGCTGTAGCTGTTTGCCACATGGACACTTCTGATTGGGACCCTGCCCACGACTTGTTTGCCCTTCTTGGAATTAAAGCTAGCGCTTCATCTCCAGTTTGCCATTTCTTGCCGGAAAATCATCTAGTTTGGATCCCATCACCTGCAACATCAGCTATCTGA